DNA sequence from the bacterium genome:
GCGCGGAATCATCGCGTCATCCACCGGGTCGCCAAGGTCCTCGACATCTTCCACCGGCAGGGAATCCCCACGGCTTTGCTCAAGGGGGCCAGCCTGGCCTTCACCGTCTATCGAAACTTGGGCGTCCGCTACATGGACGACTTCGATTTGCTGGTTCCGCTCGCCGACGCGCCTCGGGCCATCGAGCTCCTGCACCAGGCCGGCTGGCGCCAAGCTTTCGTGACCGAGAAGGTCTTCACGCCGGCCGCCCACTCCACCGGCTTCGTCAATCCCGAGGGCGACAGCATGGATCTCCACTGGCACGTCCTCAACCAATGCTGCGACGCCGACGACGACACCGTCTTCTGGGAAAAGGCCCGGCCGCTGGAGATCGAGGGGATTCCGACCCACGCGCTATGCCCGACCGACCAGCTCTTTCATGCCTGCATCCACGGCGCCCGCTGGAACGTCGTGGCCCCGATCCGCTGGGTCGCCGACGCCGTCGGATTGACCCGGGCCTATTCCGACGACATCGACTGGCAACGCATCGTCGAGCTGGGCCGGCGGCTTTCGCTGGTGGTGCCGATCCGGCAAACCTTTCTATACCTCAGCGAGCGCTTTGGGGTGCCGATTCCCGCGAGCTGCCTGAAAGACTTGCGAACTTTACCGGAGACTCCATGGCAAAGGCGGGAATTCCTGGCTGAAACCAGCTCGCGAAGATGGCTCGACGAATTCCCAACGCTTTGGCACCGCTACCACCGGACCCAGCACAGCAAGAAGCATCGCTTCAAGCCTTACGGGTTCCTCCGCTACCTCCAAAACTATTGCGGCCTGGACCATGCATGGCAGGTGCCGGTTTTCCTGCTGAAACGCTTCATTCCCCGGGCCCGAAAGAACCTCGCAAGGGCGGCCGGATGAG
Encoded proteins:
- a CDS encoding nucleotidyltransferase family protein, with translation MSTAIGFPTTCFPDSDHELLLKAAVLEGSEAIDAWQQWKSRVDIDDIDYAGFRLVPLLYRNLLSLGVKDPLMDRLKGVYRYSWARNHRVIHRVAKVLDIFHRQGIPTALLKGASLAFTVYRNLGVRYMDDFDLLVPLADAPRAIELLHQAGWRQAFVTEKVFTPAAHSTGFVNPEGDSMDLHWHVLNQCCDADDDTVFWEKARPLEIEGIPTHALCPTDQLFHACIHGARWNVVAPIRWVADAVGLTRAYSDDIDWQRIVELGRRLSLVVPIRQTFLYLSERFGVPIPASCLKDLRTLPETPWQRREFLAETSSRRWLDEFPTLWHRYHRTQHSKKHRFKPYGFLRYLQNYCGLDHAWQVPVFLLKRFIPRARKNLARAAG